One segment of Salvelinus alpinus chromosome 1, SLU_Salpinus.1, whole genome shotgun sequence DNA contains the following:
- the LOC139534188 gene encoding cardiotrophin-2-like, with protein MIVQFSIYSSSPCLFQMAVWWCVLFPLFFLTLSCVYPCCASTPGLLQAYSYSLKSTRCTHARVQQLLMRYKEELLEDKQFEDRDLELQTIPSLSTDFYHWLQMKDWERLSAASQDLHTFWAHLDMKRKEMEVDKVEQRAAHWMGTRGKAKTTIPQGIHRIQTDLRDLMTKVNFQLRCVNSSSVSPTSPPTLTRAVSPSSSHQALSKSLWTSRLEGYVILRDLERYLTKLARDFILLKTKHSGPPSAQPRGR; from the exons ATGATTGTGCAGTTCAGCATATAttcatcctctccctgtctcttccaGATGGCTGTTTGGTGGTGCGTTCTGTTTCCCCTGTTCTTCCTCACCCTGAGCTGTGTGTACCCATGTTGTGCTTCCACTCCAGGCCTACTCCAGGCCTACTCATACTCCCTCAAATCCACCAGGTGCACCCACGCCCGGGTTCAGCAGCTGCTCATGAGATAT AAAGAGGAGCTGTTGGAAGACAAGCAGTTTGAGGACAGAGATCTGGAGTTACAGACCATACCATCACTCTCTACAGACTTCTACCACTGGCTTCAGATGaag GACTGGGAGCGTCTGAGTGCTGCCTCTCAAGACCTGCACACTTTCTGGGCTCACCTGGATATGAAGAGAAAGGAGATGGAGGTGGATAAGGTGGAACAGAGAGCAGCCCACTGGATGGGGACAAGGGGGAAGGCTAAAACCACCATACCCCAGGGTATACACCGCATTCAGACAGACCTGCGGGATCTCATGACAAAAGTCAACTTTCAG TTGAGGTGTGTGAACAGTTCCAGTGTGAGCCCCACCTCTCCCCCAACCCTGACCCGTGCAGTGAGCCCTTCCTCCAGCCACCAGGCCCTATCAAAGTCCCTGTGGACCAGCCGCCTGGAGGGCTACGTCATCCTCAGGGACCTGGAGCGCTACCTCACCAAGCTGGCCAGAGACTTCATCCTCTTGAAGACCAAACACAGTGGTCCTCCAAGCGCCCAGCCCAGAGGCAGATAA